The window CGCCCAAGTACCCAGCATTCTATACAAttctatatattttaattagaCAGGGTCAGGGCTAAAGAAAGTAGAAAGAAAAAGTCAGTCAACTCTGAGGTAAGTAGTTTCATTAGCTGGTAGACCAATTATTGTATAGCCTGTGTTTCACACATCTTTTAAGCATTTGCAAGTAGGGTATgttatatgagtataataagatTCATAAAAATTAAGACAGGCATCATGTTCTATGCTGGGTGTTTGGTCTATGCTGGGTTCATACAGGTGCTATGTCTCATACTAACATGTTCTATGATAGGTGCTATGTCTCATACTAACATGTCCTGTGACAAGTGCTATGTCTCATACTAACATGTTCTGTGACAGGTGTTATGTCTCATACTAACATATTCTGTGACAGGTGCTATGTCTCATACTAACATATTCTGTGACAGGTGCTATGTCTCATACTAACATGTTCTATGATAGGTGCTATGTCTCATACTAACATATTCTGTGACAGGTGCTATGTCTCATACTAACATATTCTGTGACAGGTGCTATGTCTCATACTAACATGTCCTGTGAAAGGTGCTATGTCTCATACTGTATCATACTACTGTTGGGATTCATAAAATTTGAAATGCATGAGTCAAGTGGTTTGACAAGTTTTTGTCAATGCTGTAGATTCAATTTTATTCTTGATTGATGATGTCAATGCTTGTTGTTAAGTGAAATATTCAGCAAGTAGAGTTATCATGTTGGTAGCCGCTAGAAAAAGAGCTGCTGTGAATAAAACCTTTTATGCATTGATGTTGTATGGTATAACTCGAATACAACTGCAAACCATGCGAATGCAAgagaaatgcataaaaagctCCACTGTAGCCCAAAGAGACAAGCTCCTTTGATTTTTGGTTCTTAATGTATTGAACGATTTTGTTATTACAATGTGGAATTGGGTGTTCACTAGTATTATTTTTATCTGCTTGCATCAATACTGCAAGTTCACTATATAatcaaaattaattttagtttattatGTTTAGCCTgagaaacaaaaatttgaagAGTCGATCGACACATATGATGAGAAAATGACATTTGCTGACATGAATCTATCTCGTCCGCTAGTGAAGGCCCTAAGCACCATGAATTTTGTTCAGCCGACCCCTATACAGTCTGCGTGCATACCTGTCGCACTGAAGGGAAGAGATCTCTGCGCATGTGCCGTTACAGGCTCAGGTATTACATTCTATAGCTTGTGGTCTTTCCCGCATTCAACTGTAGGAGGGAAGTTTTTGACTTGATAATGAAGTGCAACCATGATTTTTGTAGTATGATAaattacagtagacgctcctataatgcATATATATTGTACCTCTTATAACAAATTCTagataacgtaataaatttatttgaagCTTTTGCTTTCTACtgcgtaaaaatttgttatacaATAAAGTGCTACGTcgggcgagttctcaaattcgatttgaacaTTAATTCATCTTGCCACACTTGCGGGAAAAAAACGACGTTCGTATAGCGTTatacctattatatatatacaacttttgcAACAATCTAGTTAGTTCaatagatcatcagatgtgtcgacaaaacacaGAATACGGTAGCTGCGCagtgttcataaatacaaagacgattgattggtgcaagcattacagcgtcggtccaccaatccgaatgtcacgagttggagtatcgttgagttctcttttatcctaatcttgacccctggatactgATATACGACGAACAGGTAGAGCTGCGTTATATAGTAAatagattttgttgttttgttgcaGGCGTATAaagtatttgttattagttttactttgcagagtaCAATTTGCCGTTTCAAAAAATgagcaaatcattgtaaatgaacgtcgaagatgtgTGCTCCCCATCAATTTAGGGTAGAATTACCGCGTTAAtgatctataaaaccagtgagattgatcagaaaaaggagaaaagttgtcaatgcaaaccaataatactgcagtaaCGGTACAGCTCACAAATTAGAAGagtcaagttttattttttgcatgaccaaaggggtgagtttggaaagatcttagaACGGATTACTTTAACATTCCCGGAGCGAATTATTTTCTTTGTAGGCATGCCTACTGTAGTTTGCTTTCATGCCAAAAATGACGTTTTGTCCAAGTGTTGTTAACAGTGTACTGTGTTGGTCCTCTTTGTCCATTTATTTTTGGGGCTACTCACAGTTCCGTGTATTACTATGGCTGCAATCTGATAGCTTCAGCTTCCAGAATAAAGGTGTGAATAATATACCTGTATGACactataaatatttacatacagTGGATcctcgccatacgattttaattcgttccaatgTTGGCATCGTAAAGTGAAAATGCCGTATAGAGCGGTATAGAAACCTACAGTAGTTATCTAATGCAAGTGCTTTCTGGtgaaaatcaaaattttatatacatgtatgtacatattaaaaattagtagcaTAATAATACGTTAATATTAGTAACTAtcattacctacagtaactttagtgtatttagtggttatgatctgcaataaaatgtaacattacaatatactaCGTGCAGTATGTACTGTAGGGATTTCTTACTTTTgggacagatgtataacataaacgttgattTTAACTTAAATGAGTTTGGCTtgtactaaacacatacttagaGCTAAGTttaagtatgtattttactgaacCAACTTTGTcatcatctaaaattttattacctatctgtttccggttttgttttcactataacaaataacactgaactgagagagagcaTCTCTTTCATGCtttgtgggagggattttggcgaatagcatatcagcatcgTTGTTTTGCCGACATATTTAGCACAGCGACAACCAAAGTTGAATTTCGAGgaaaaattttagttgatacCGTATGACGAAAAAATGTTGTATGGCAAGGGCAGAAAGAcgttgtgttccacatcgtaaggcggaaaaatcgtataacagggtcatcgtaacTCAAGGGCACACTATACATTGACAATCTGAGATTGATAGATTTATAAGTATGTTTCTAATTAAGACATGAGCATGGATGGTCTTCTCAGACATTGATTCCTAACTACCTTTATTATGTCCACACTATTAATTTTAAACTACTAATGAGTAGGCAACTTTTGTAAAAAGCTGACAAGATAGCACAAGTGTGTGACATTTGCAAATGGGAACTGAAAAATGCAACACCTCATTTATAAATGTGTTCTTATTAGAGCTAGTGATATGCAGAGGTTAACACAGAGCATTGACATAAGAATGCATATGTGTACAACTCTTTATGTTAGATTATATGGAGGCATGAAGTCCTCTCAACTCCGGGAGGTGAAACATTATTTCAGGGTGTGAACAACCTTTCGTATTGTGAAGCCCTCATTCTAAACAATGCCAGCAGCTAAATTGGTGATGAACTGCGATGCAACATTTTGTGCTGTATATTCTGAGGTGCTATCATTTTAATAAGTAGTATGGGCTTGAttgattaatattattaatataatatattaatataaggGCATTTTATACTTCGTTTTATATGAAAGCCTTTTCTCTAcgttgtttacaattttttcatcAATATGTTGGACACCTTGTAGGCTTTTGGTTGAGAACTGATTAGAGCGATAGTTGTTATCGccatttgacaaagtttaaataTTATTCATGGTAGAAGCTAGCATTTgttataaaacatataaaaactatatatttgAATGAAATTTACACACAGAAAGAGATAAAATTGCAGATGCTGAGGGATAGAAATGCCTGAATGATGAATGTCTTAATGATCATCATGAACACCAAGCGGGTGTTGCTCTGTTGGTAATGATGGTTTGGTTTTAGTTGGTTTCTGTGAGGAACTGAGGATGCCGAGATTCAATCTTTCTGCGCTAGTCTGCTGACGCGCTGTCAAATACAATAAGCATGTCATTAAGTAAACATTGAATGTGTTCTTAGCAAACATAGTGTAGTTTCTATTAGGTGAGCGTGTTTATaattcatgctggatttgatgaTTTAATTTACAATAATATGCATAAAAAAGTGTCTCAGAGACCCATGATGGCTGTAGACAGAGCTATGAGCTGTATATTGTTGCATCATGTGAAATCTTTTTCATCTAGATTGTTCTTCTAATTGGCAAAAACCATAGATTGCTCATTGCTAGAGCATCTTTACTGGTTAGAGTCATCTTGTGTTTTTATCTGGTAACAATAGCGCCAGTTCACCTCCTAAGTATGTACATGTGGACTATTGTCTTTTTTGAGTACCTGCATCGACTCGTACCACTTTGTACTTTCATCCAATGGTTAAGACTTTGGAGCATTGTAGACATCTTACCAAAAGACCAGGAAGTCCGTAAACAAATCATTAATTATTAGCCGTAGTACTTGAAGTTGTTTAaccactgtgtttccatgaggTGGTTAATCCGAAAGTTTTTTTCATCCGCAAgacaaaaacagcaaaaatatttaCCAAATGTTTCATGCTAGCGAAAGATATAAATAGCACTTGCGATGCATAAGAAAATACgatgcaagctattccattttaaacatttttcacactttAGTCATTCATATAAAGCTCCTGCACCCCTACGCGCGTATGTCTGTCGAAACACTTATCATCCGCGCATTGGAAACATGGTGTATATATCGACTATGCACCTATTGCGCTGATGCACCAAAATGGGAATGAGCACCTGTTGGCATGGTGAGTGCAAGCAAATCTTTATTCATGTTTTGCTTTTGCAATAGTTGTAAATCTTAATTTAGGATGCGGAATCTTTAGCTGTATAGCATGAAAAAAGGATGCGGAATCTTTAGCTGTATAGCATGAAAAAAGGATGCGGAATCTTTAGCTGTATAGCATGAAAAAAGGATGCGGAATCTTTAGCTGTATAGCATGAAAAAAGGATGCGGAATCTTTAGCTGTATAGCATGAAAAAAGGATGCGGAATCTTTAGCTGTATAGCATGAAAAAAGGATGCGGAATCTTTAGCTGTATAGCATGAAAAAAGGATGCGGAATCTTTAGCTGTATAGCATGAAAAAAGGATGCGGAATCTTTAGCTGTATAGCATGAAAAAAGGATGCGGAATCTTTAGCTGTATAGCATGAAAAAAGGATGCGGAATCTTTAGCTGTATAGCatgaaaacatttgttttatcctataatagttttattagtttttctttAGAATTGCGGACAAAGCATTGGGctgtttttagattttttaccCGTAGGCAGTTGTGGATTAGGGTTCACACAAGGGGTTCTGATTAAAATAACACTATTTTCACGATTACAGAAGTATTAAGGTGGCTTTTGTCAGGATTAGGCATGCATGGGTATATGATAATCGAATCAGGTAGGGTCCATCGACAGTGGATAAGCGCATTCGTGTTGATACATTGTAAAAGGTATAGACCTGGATCTCTATAAATTCTTTAATGTTGAACGCTTACCTTGTgtgctaaaaatgttttattggatTCACTCACGAGGTattgatagagtaattaccATGTCGGTAGCAGATCGCTAAAAACGATATGTAGAGGATAATTCTAAGTTTATGAATATACATAGGAATAACTGATTGCTTATGGCGCATCCACTCTACtaatagatatattttttatgCTTTGCAACGAGTACCTTAAAGGTGGCTGTGTAGGTAATCTAGAAGCCCCCTTTTTATTGGTTTAATTCTTGCTTTCTAGAGGAAGCATTCTTCCATAAATGGTCAAATATTTCGAATCTATATTTTGGTTTGAGCTGGTCATATCATTACAGGTATAAAGGAATTTGAGGGAGGTAGCAACTCCTACTATAGTCTGTAATGGACTTGCATCACTTGAGTGATAAATAGTTACTGTCTCtatgaaagtttaaaaactgaATCAATTTGTAAAGTAAACagaaatctatttaaaaatgtgGCCAACCTTAGATAGGTTGAAGGTGTGATTGCCTAAATCAGGCAGTGTAGGTTACATACCTTTTGTAGTTTGCTTGTTTCCTGTTGATCCGTTGCTCGCTGATGATCGCTGCTTCCTCACTTCATTTAACATTTCGTATGTATCCACATCTTCTGTCATTTCTAGCTCTAAAATTGTAGTTCATTTTGGTCTGTGATATTCTAAATAAATCATTCATAAAtgcacaaaatttaaaaaagcatTCAGTTTCATTCCCTTCATTTGTctgaaatcaattttttatgaaGAGGTAAAATGTTGTAGGCTGAAACAGCTGAACAGTTTGACAAAGCAAAGGGCATAATTATTGATATTTCGGTTTAGTTGAACCAAGTTTTTTAATAGATTAAACTTACGACCGTGAAACGACTGTGAATAGCCTAGCTCTTGAGATAGAAAATAGTTCATTTATCGCTCTGAATAGGaactaaaacaatatttttcatCCAATTGCTTTTGCGTATAACAGTATTTGAAAGGTTTAGTAAGTTCACTCTTCAATTAGCACTGAAAGGTAGTCGAACAGGAAAGCATATGGCTTTTTACCAGTCTGTCAGTCATGTCTTGCTTTGAAGGTCTTCACTTCAGCCAACTTTGGTATGACCATCGATAAAAATGAAACTTTGTTCATCTAAAAATGTATCTTTGCTTCCTTCATCTTAgtgttatgtatatatgtatctttTCAATCTGTTACCTGCACACAGTATCTCTATTGCTCCAAAAGGGCATTTATGAAATTATGATTTACCTAGCATATCATGCAGTAAGGAGTCCATCTGATGCTCCATTTTGATGCTTTCACGAAATTGCCGGAAGTCGGTTGAGAAACttttatacatattaagcaTTCTTTTGTTGTGTGTTTGTTCTGCTCTGTGCTCTTCTCGCAGCAGCCGTTCCTGGTAATAAGATATTCAAATAGTGTTTTTTAAACCTTTAATCATACACCGAATTGTTAACAATACATGTCATtctcataacttttatagtttgtatGCCTCTGCATTACTCTGACATTTTGTAAGaagtaatatatatactttGAACATTTACTCTTCTGATGTTTTTATGGATTCAGCGAAGGGTTTTATTGGATTCCTTGAAATGCTATCTGAAAATAAACTTTGATAGTAATATCAGTAATGACTAAATGTAGTACTCAACGACATGCGATGACATTCGATATGGGTTGATGTTTGCTGCTGCCAGAAGACGTTGACATAAGCTTATTACATGTACCTAAATATTATCCATTCTTGAAACAAgtttaaaagtatttttcataagcctatattttatatatgtgtcatattttatatataggcctatgtcatatttatgtgtatataacTATTGCATATGACTTATTTATAtaacagatttatatatacacacatatatatgtgtgtgtatataaatctcaaagtttgtatgcgtgtgtgtctgtgtgccTGTCTGTGTGcgcacacatatgtatatatatatacatatatatatatatacatatatatgtgtgtgcgcATATATAtgacatttaaattttttaatacttttattttactatatatattatgacgttgatatccatatatatatatatatagatatatatgtatgatgttgatattaatatgtatatatttatatatatatatgtatgatgtTGATATTAataggtgtatatatatatatgtatgatgtTGATATTAATAggtgtatatatactatacatatacactTAAACTATAACTTAAAGGagcattaaattaaaatgttgaaCGACAAACTGTCTGCCAAAATTTTTCTCACCTATTCATTCAAATTCAAGTCCATTGGTTTCTAAGTAAATCTTGGTTAAGTTGGCTCACGGCAGCACGTAGCCAGGCATTATTTGCAATGACAGCcttattatataattaacaCTGTGACTCATTTTAACTCATTCTAGTTATTGCATAGCCAAGTCCATCATGGGAATAGCTCATTGCTAGCTGTAACCGGATGATCTTCACATGCATAGCTACAACTTGTTTGAATGTGTATTGTCTCGCCATCATATTGCCGCGCCATCATATTGCCGCGCCATCATATTGCCGCGCCATCATATTGCCTCGCCATCATATTGCCTCGCCATCATATTGCCTCGTCATCATGTTGCCTCGTCATCATGTTGCCTCGTCATCATGTTGCCTCGTCATCATATTGCCTCGCCATCATATTGGCTACATCTGATGACATAATACAACgataagaaataaaataaaaagcttttcATTCATTTCTGTTTTGACCACTTCTAGTTAAACTGTAAATAGAAGTTGTCTTTGATATTTGATTTGCAATATTTGATTAGCCGTTATGATTACCGCAAAAATAGTCGTTATAATTACCTTTTTTGTTGCAGATATAGgttttaaccctttcgctgccaaccatgtacaaattcggctaTCGGCCTAgggccagccattttaccgaaaattcccgatattgcttcatgaaatgtatacaatgttttttcaatttaaaactctatctagaacatttttgttacatattttattttgccaacattttaaccaacattgctatgcaaaaaaattcagtgtatttatactttgcacgatgataaagctatgtgaagctacgatcgctgtgaagctaaaacgatcttccacaatgttccttactcttacaaaactattactttcaccactatcagagtcactgctgatactttaattatctgtataatcacgaaaatctgaatctgaattagctataatGTCAACAaaataactaattacctgttttttgACTCGCGCAGTATGTAACaagacttacacaaaaaatgttcgtttttaggttggaaattctcaaacaaaaatttaaaattgctttgctgttttaggctaattttataaataaatctccggacaacactgtcagtttcataaaagtcctaaagactgtgggttatgttgtcaacgaataataaaattaagttacaacccaattgctgggaaagtcgcaaaaatgcgtctacggcacttGACTCGTAAAAAAATGCATAAATGTGTCtttggcagcgaaagggttaagtGATGAAGTGACTGCTCCTGCAAATTGAAGGTTTTGTGAAATTCCACCTTGTATGCAAAGTTACACTCTTTTTAACATGGTAGCCAACATTTTAGAAGTTGATTGATCCAAATATGCAATGTATTTTCTGCGTTAGAGCCTTACAGTTTTCCCTCAACACATTCAGTTCTCGGTGATCTTAACCAAGCTTTCATTCGTTGGTTTTAGCTAGAGCTCTGTCTAAAGTTGGTAATTAAATGAGGCAACATGAGTTAGTCCAATGTGGAGCCTCTATACTGACAGGGACATTACTATCTGTACTTTGCTTTAAGTCCAT of the Watersipora subatra chromosome 4, tzWatSuba1.1, whole genome shotgun sequence genome contains:
- the LOC137394888 gene encoding uncharacterized protein isoform X1, producing the protein MSTISLEERAWVELIKSSEHKEKIKEAMLINPAAVERLLREEHRAEQTHNKRMLNMYKSFSTDFRQFRESIKMEHQMDSLLHDMLELEMTEDVDTYEMLNEVRKQRSSASNGSTGNKQTTKARQQTSAERLNLGILSSSQKPTKTKPSLPTEQHPLGVHDDH
- the LOC137394888 gene encoding uncharacterized protein isoform X2, which translates into the protein MSTISLEERAWVELIKSSEHKEKIKEAMLINPAAVERLLREEHRAEQTHNKRMLNMYKSFSTDFRQFRESIKMEHQMDSLLHDMLELEMTEDVDTYEMLNEVRKQRSSASNGSTGNKQTTKAICYRHGNYSINTS